One window from the genome of Chitinispirillales bacterium encodes:
- the lptB gene encoding LPS export ABC transporter ATP-binding protein has protein sequence MKKKTVRMETDRLVKHEKRIIQTNDLLKIYGNKVVVNKTSLVVNQGEIVGLLGPNGAGKTTTFYMIVGMVRPNGGKIFLDNKEITKMPMYKRARLGIGYLPQEASVFRRLSVAENIMGVLEQTRIPRKRRKEKTEQLLEELRVSHLYKSQGYMLSGGERRRVEIARTLAIEPDFILLDEPFAGVDPIAIEDIQSVVYELKEKGYGILITDHSVRETLRTTDRAYIMAEGKVLIHGSANDLAQDENAKKIYLGRNFKLD, from the coding sequence GGATAGATTGGTTAAGCATGAAAAAAGAATTATACAAACTAACGATTTACTAAAAATTTATGGGAATAAAGTCGTTGTAAATAAGACGTCTCTCGTTGTAAATCAAGGTGAAATTGTCGGACTTCTCGGTCCTAACGGAGCTGGAAAAACGACTACGTTTTATATGATCGTCGGTATGGTTCGCCCCAACGGCGGAAAAATTTTTTTGGACAATAAAGAAATAACAAAAATGCCGATGTACAAACGGGCTAGATTGGGAATCGGGTATTTGCCTCAGGAAGCTTCGGTTTTTAGAAGGTTGAGCGTTGCAGAAAACATTATGGGAGTTTTGGAACAGACAAGAATTCCGCGAAAACGCCGCAAAGAAAAAACGGAACAACTGCTTGAAGAATTACGGGTTTCACATTTATATAAAAGTCAAGGATATATGCTTTCCGGCGGTGAAAGGCGGCGTGTGGAAATAGCCAGAACTTTAGCTATCGAACCGGATTTTATTCTTTTGGACGAGCCGTTTGCAGGTGTTGATCCTATTGCAATTGAAGATATTCAATCGGTAGTTTACGAACTAAAAGAAAAAGGCTACGGAATTTTGATTACCGACCACAGCGTTCGCGAAACGCTTCGCACTACGGATAGAGCGTATATTATGGCGGAAGGCAAAGTTTTAATTCATGGTAGTGCGAACGATTTGGCGCAGGATGAAAATGCAAAAAAGATTTATTTGGGCAGAAACTTTAAATTGGATTAA